TATTGGTATAAACAAGCAATACGAAAATATAATGCCAATCTCGCTAGAATAAATTTAGGTTGGCTCTATATTCAAGATAAATCGCCACGTGACTGCTCAACAGGATTAAATTATCTATTTAACTCTATTAATCCAAATACGCAATATATTTTAGATGATTTAAAAGATTATTTTGGCTTTAATGGTTTCTACCCTTTAAAACCTACAAATCTGCCTTTTGGTAATATGACACAAGGAGAACAACTTGCTTATGCTGGTATTTTAATGGGAAAAGTGGGGTTAGGATCTTTTCAAGATATTCAATATCTCACTAGTCAATATGCTACTCAGAACCATGCTAATGCCATAGAAAATCAATATATAGAACAGCAGAATCAAAAAATTTATCAACATTTATTAACCCAATGTCAAAATAAAGTTTGGTAATTTCAAGGAGATATTATGGCTATTTATATTGTTACCAGTATTTTAATATCATTTTTTCTACATAAATATTTGTTTGTTGGAATAACCTCAGGCTGGATTGCTTATGGTATTGCTAATCTGTTTATTCCTGAATGGGCTGCAGCCATTGGAATAATAATAGGAATTATAGCTTCAATTCCACCACATTCATCTAATAATTAAATATCCACTTAAATAAGGAATAAATATGAAAATCGGAAGAATGAGACGTTTAGATTATGGTCTTTGGTATATTGGGTTATTTGTTTTTGATTTATTTCTATGGGTATTTTTTACAGCATTAGAAAAGTATATTGATAATTCACTTTATGAACTTGATTTATTTCAATCATTCATTATTTTTGGCTGGAGCATCATTATTTTGATTATTTATACATTAATGAGATTTTATTTTATTATTGCCAGATTTCATGATCTTGGTAAAAGTGGTTATTACAGCCTATGGACAATTATTCCCATTGCTGGTTGTATTATTAGTTTTATTCTCCTTTTTCTTAAAGGAGAAGTTGGTGATAATCAATATGGCAAAGATCCAAAGTCAAAGTAGAGAAAATTGTTAATAAATAACTACTTTCACTTATACTAATTTAAATAAGGAATAATATATGAAAATCGGAAGAATGAGACGCTTAGATTATGGTATTTACTATATTAGTTCATGTTTTTTTAGTTCTATGATATGGATTTTTTTATTAAGTTTAATAAGAAATATTGATTATTTATATTATGAATATTATGCTTGTCAATTACTTATTATTTTTATAACTGCTATAATTCTTCTCATTTTTTATACTGTACCTAGATTTTATTGTATTATTGCTCGCCTACATGATCTTGGTAAAAGTGGTTATTATAGCCTATGGACACTCCTTCCCTTTGTTAGCTTTATTCTTATTTTTCTTAAAGGGGAAGATAGGGATAATCAATATGGCGAAGATCCAAAATCAAAAGGAAAGAAATTGTTAATGAATAATCTATATGACACCAATTTAGATGAAAAACAATAAAAAAACATTATAGATTACTAATATAAAGAGGTATTTAATGAAAAAAGTAAAATTCTATTAATTAATATTATAAAACGCTTTAATTTCTTAATATTTATTCTTATCAGCTTTTTGGGACTAATCAGTTTACCCATTCAAGCAAATGATATAAAACAGCTACAACAACAAGCTAATCAATGAGATCTAAATGCCCAAACTAATTTGGGGCTAATATATGCTAATGGACAAGGAGTAAGACAAGATTATTTTAAAGCCGTAGAATGGTATAATAAAGCGGCTGAACAAGGTCATGCCACAGCACAAAATAATTTAGGTATCATGTATCAATATGGAAAGGGAGTTCGCCAAAACCTTTCTGAAGCAAAAGAATGGTTTGGTAAAGCTTGTGATAATGGTTTACAACAAGGTTGTGATTTGTATAGAGAATTGAATTATTGATAACCATTAATTAGGGCTAAAATAGATTAGCCCTAAAACAAACATTATCTCAAGCATTATGAAAAAGATTTTTCTTTAATACTTTAATTAATCTTAACTTTTATTACATTAAAGAATGACTATTCCCTTTCGGATCTTCGCCAAAGCGGTTTGTTCCTCTTGTGCCGTCAAAGAGCATAAAGACAAATAAGACGATTGCACCGATAATAGGAATAAAAGCAATTAAAATCCACCAGCCTGAACGATCGGTGTCGTGTAACCGTCTTACGGTTACAGCAATACTTGGTAATAATACAGCTAATACATATAAACCACCTAAAAATCCAACACCAAGCTCAGGATTATAAGTCCCCGTCATACCATCAACAATACTTAAAATAAAAGAAATGATCAGATTAAATAAGCAAAAAAACCAATATTCCTTGCGTCTTGCTCGCCCTGTAAATGTAGCATATTGTTTTAATACACTGATATACCAATTCATAATGTCCTCCATTTTGCAGTTAAGATAAGTTATTTATAGCACAAATTAGCATAAAGAGAATGAATTTTTACTTTCTTTTCTAACAGATAATGCGATAATTTAGGCTAATTTTGGGTATAAAGAGGAATTCAATTATGGCAATTTTAGTCACAGGCGGTGCGGGTTATATTGGCTCTCATACACTCGTTGAATTATTAAACGCAGGCAAACAGGTGGTAGTATTAGATAATTTGGTTAATTCGTCAGCGAAATCTTTAGAGCGTGTTGAGCAAATTACGGGCAAATCTGTCAATTTTTATCAAGGCGATGTGTTAGATCGTGAGTTATTACAACAAATTTTCCAACAACATTCTATTGATTCGGTAATTCATTTTGCAGGGTTAAAAGCGGTTGGTGAATCGGTGCAGAAGCCGATTGAATATTATATGAACAATGTAACAGGCTCGTTAGTCCTGATTGATGAAATGCGTAAAGCGGGTGTGTGGAATTTTGTGTTTAGTTCTTCCGCAACCGTATATGGCGATCCTGAGATTATTCCAATTACAGAAGATTGCTCTGTGGGGGGAACAACCAACCCTTATGGTACCTCAAAATTTATGGTGGAAAAAACCTTGATTGATGTTGCCAAAGCTATTCCACAATTTAGCTTAACTATCTTGCGTTATTTTAATCCCGTGGGCGCGCATTCAAGCGGTTTAATTGGCGAAGATCCTAATGGTATTCCCAATAATTTATTGCCTTATATTAGCCAAGTTGCTATTGGTAAACTTCCGAAACTGTCTATTTTTGGCAATGATTATGATACTGCAGACGGCACAGGCGTGCGTGATTATATTCATGTGGTAGATTTAGCTATTGGTCATCTTAAAGCCCTTGAGCGTCATTATAATGATGCAGGTTTACACATTTATAATCTCGGTACAGGGCAAGGTTATTCGGTATTAGATATGGTAAACGCCTTTGAGCAAGCCAATCAAATCCAAATTCCTTACCAATTCGCCCCTCGCCGAGCAGGCGATATTGCCACTTGTTACTCTGATCCTACCTTAGCTAAACAGCAATTAGGCTGGGTTGCCGAACGAGATTTAACCACCATGATGAAAGACACTTGGCATTGGCAAAAAAATAATCCACAAGGTTATAAAGACGAATAATGATATCCCGTTCACCTTCCCTCATTAGCCAGATCTTTAGCCGTAATATGCTTATTTGTGTATTTACTGGCTTTAGTTCTGGTTTACCCCTTTATATTTTAGTTTCCTTAATTCCTGTTTGGCTACGCAGCCAACAAATTGCTCTAGAAACCATTGGCTTACTTACCTTAACGAGCTTGCCCTATACTTGGAAATTCTTATGGTCACCATTTCTTGATCGTTTTAGTTTACCCCTTGGGCGGCGGCGTGGTTGGATATTGCTTTCCCAACTGGGCTTAATTATATCGCTTGCCAGTTTCGGATTATTGCAACCAACACAAACGGAGCATTTAACCTTAGTGGCTATACTTGCTACCTTAACCGCATTTTTATCCGCAACGCAAGATATTGTACTTGATGCTTATCGGCGAGAAATTTTAACCGATAATGAATTAGGGCTAGGTAATTCAATCCACGTTAATGCCTATCGTATCTCTGGGCTGATTCCCGGTTCTTTATCCTTGATTTTATCCGATCATTTGCCTTGGCATACAGTGTTTATCATTACCGCATTGTTTATGCTACCTGGTATTTTTATGACCTTATGCCTTGCTAAAGAACCTCAAGTGGCTTTGCGTCCTAACCGTACCTTACGCGAAACCGTACTTGAACCCTTTCAAGAGTTTTTTAGTCGCAAAGGAATTATGCCTGCATTGGGTATTCTCGCCTTTATTTTTCTGTATAAATTAGGCGATAGTATGGCAACTGCATTGATTTCGCCATTTTATTTAGATATGGGCTTTAGCAAGACCGATATTGGCATTGTGGTAAAAAATGCCTCACTATGGCCCATGATTTTAGCAGGGATTTTAGGGGGCATTATTATGCTCAAAATTGGCATTAATAAAGCCCTATGGTTATTTGGTTTAGTGCAAATTGTTACAATCTTAGGTTTTGCTTGGCTGGCAAGCCATGGACGTTTTGAGCAAATCAATAGCTATGCCCTTATTTCTTTAACCCTTGTGGTGGCTGCGGAATATATTGGTATAGGATTAGGCACTGCCGCCTTTGTGGCATTTATGGCAAGAGAAACCAACCCTATTCATACCGCTACACAATTAGCGTTATTTACCAGTTTAGCGGCATTACCTCGCTCTCTATTTAATTCTCAAGCAGGGGTTTTAATTGATTATTTCGGCTATTATCATTATTTCTGGTTCTGCTTTTGGCTCGCTGTGCCGGGTATGCTCTGTTTAATTTGGGTTGCCCCTTGGCGAGAGAAGCAAAACAAACCCCAGCAAAATTAAGCTATAAGTGATTAAAGTGCGGTCAAATTTTAACAAGTTTTTAGAATATCTTGAGTTTTATTAGGAATATAGGTATTTTATAACGGTTTTTAAGACAATCAGGTAAATTACCTCGGTAATTTTCCACAAAATCCATAAAGCGATTTTAACAAAGAGGTTAATATGAAAATCATTTTATTAGGTGCACCCGGAGCAGGCAAAGGCACACAAGCACAATTTATTATGAATAAATTTAATATCCCACAAATTTCTACTGGGGATATGTTACGTGCCGCAATCAAATCAAGCTCAGAACTCGGACAACAAGCAAAAACCTTAATGGACGCAGGACAATTAGTGCCTGATGAACTTATTATTGCCTTAGTGAAAGAACGTGTTGCTCAAGCTGATTGTGCTGATGGCTTTTTATTAGACGGCTTCCCTCGCACCATTCCACAAGCAGATGCCCTAAAAAATACTGGCATCGCCATTGATTATGTGCTTGAGTTTGATGTGCCTGATGATGTCATTGTGGAACGAATGAGCGGTCGTCGCGTACACCAACCTTCTGGGCGTTCTTATCATATTATTTATAATCCACCAAAAGTGGAAGGGAAAGATGATATAACTGGTGAAGAACTCATTATTCGTGCCGATGATAAACCAGAAACTGTGTTAGACCGCTTAAAAGTTTATCACTCCACCACCAAACCACTAATTGATTATTATCAAGCAGAGGCAAAAGCAGGTCATACCCAATATTTTCGTTTAGATGGCACTCAAAAAGTAGAACAAGTCAGTGCAGAATTAGACAGCATCTTAACGAAATAATCTATCATTCTAAATAATGTACAAATTCGGTACGACTATAAAAGGGCAAATCGCCCTTTTATAGTCATCTTATTTTAAATTAAAACGACTATACTCTTATGCTTATTGAAACCCACCCTTTCCCACCTGTTTTACCCCCAAAGGCAACAGTAATGATGATGGGAACCTTTCCGCCCAAAGAAGAAAAACGTTGTATGGAATTCCATTACCCGAATTTTCAAAATGATATGTGGCGAATTTATGGATTAGTGTTTTTTAATGATCCTCATTATTTTCAAGTCAATAATGAAAAACGCTTTGATCCTAATAAAATTAAAGATTTTTTCTATCAAAAAGGCATCGCAACCTGCCCAACCGTAATGAAAGCTATTCGTGAACAAGATAATGCCTCAGACAAATTTCTCAAAATTGTTGAACCTGTAAACTTAACGCATATCCTTGAACAACTTCCTGATTGCCAATGGATTTTTACCACTGGCGGTAAAGCCACAGAAATTCTTCTCAGCTTATTACCTGAAAAAATTAAAGCCCCTAAAACCAATCAATATATTGATTTCCCCTTTCAACATCGCTCATTAAAACTCTACCGCCTACCCTCTACCTCAAGAGCCTATCCACTGAGTTTAGAGAAAAAAGCTCAAGCCTATAAAACTTTTTTTGAGCTAGCAGGGGTTTTATAGTTGTTCCTCTTTAAAAGAAATAAAAAATAGATAGCTAATTAATCATTAGCTATCTATTTAAAACTTATTCAACCTACCTTTTATCATCGTTTCTCGTTAAATAAGACAAAAATAAGAAATAACAATGCAAAAATAATCTCAAAACTTACCGCTCTTTAGTTTTTTACTATTTAAAAACTAACAAAAATGTCTTGAATTACATTTTTCAACAAACATAGAAATCAAATTGAAATTATTTTTATTTACAGTTAAAATCTTGCCGATTTTTTCCACAGCATAAATGTCAGCAAGAATAAAATAAGGAGAGGAAATTGTGTTTCAATTAAAACAAGTGTCATTTGTGATCCCGCAACGTACCTTGTTATATCCTCTTAATTTGAATTTTAGTGCTGGCAAGGTGTATGGCTTAATTGGGCATAATGGTTCAGGGAAATCTACCTTAATTAAATTAATGGCTCGTCAACAAAAAATCAGTGGTGGGCAGATTTTGCTTAATAAACAGGATATTTCCTCTTGGGGAAGTCGTGATTTTGCGAAACAAGTGGCTTATTTACCGCAACATTTACCTACTTCAACACAATTAACGGCGCGTGAATTGATTGCTATGGGACGTTATGCGTGGAATGGTTTATTAGGGCGTCAAACTGAAACGGATCAGCAGGCGATTGAACGGGCAATGCAACTGACCCATACTTGTCAATTTGCTGAACAATTTATTGATACTCTATCAGGTGGCGAACGCTCTCGCATTTGGTTAGCCATGTTATTAGCTCAGCAAAGCCAATTTTTATTGCTTGATGAACCCTTAGCCCCTTTGGATATTGCTCATCAAGTGGAAGTTATGCAGTTAATTCGTCAATTAAGCCGAGAATTGGGCTTAGGAGTAGTGATTGTTATTCATGATATTAACCTTGCCAGCTATTTTTGCGATGAATTAATTGCCTTGCATAGTGGGCGTTTGTTAATGCAAGGTACGCCGCAACAAATGATTACTCAGCCTAATTTACAAGCGATTTATGGTATTCAACTTAATGTAATGCCTCACCCTAATACCACTTGTCCAGTGAGCTTTTACTAATGAAAAAAATTTTGTTTATTTTCACCGCACTTTACTGTTGCTTTTTCGCTGTTTTGGCACAGGCTCAAACGGGAACTGCTCGCTATGCAAGCCTTGATTGGACAGTGGCAGAAACTTTGTTAGCCCTAGGGGTTGAGCCTGTGGCGATTGGCGATGTTGAGGCGTATGAAAAATGGGTGGCAAAGCCTAGTTTACCGCCACAGATTATTGATTTAGGGCTTCGTCATCAACCTAATCTTGAACAAGTGGCTTGGTTAGCCAAGCAAGATAGCCAAAGACCGCTTATTTTTATTAATACCCCTTTTTATGCTATGGCAAGTGCAATGCTCAAGCCCTTTGCTCAAGTAGAAATGGTGGATTTTTATCAAGCGGGCAATGCTTGGCAAAATATTGTTACTGCCACTCAACAAGTAGCAAATTTAGTAGGGCGAGCGGATTATGCGGAGAAATTATTGGCAAATTTTGATAAACAGATTGCACAGTTATTGCCACAGGCTCAGCCTTTTATCTCACGTCCTATTGCTTTAGTGCAATTTATTGATACTCGCCACTTACGCATTTATGCGGAAAATAGTTTACTTGGCGCGGTGTTAAACCAGCTGGGTTTCCGCAATGCTTGGCAAGGGGAACATAACTTGTGGGGATTTGCCACCATTAATATTACCCAATTAAGCCAATTACCCCAAAATGTGCGACTGGTGGTAATTAAACCTTATCCTGCCAATGTGGTGCAAGCCCTTAGCCATAATAGTTTATGGCAACATTTAAAGCTCAATGAAAACACCTTAGTTTTGCCTGCCATTTGGACCTTTGGCGGTATTCCCTCGGCACAGCGTTTTGCCCAAACCTTGGTGCAGGCATTACAAACAGGAGGGGAACCTTGGTAAAAATAAACACAAAACCCACCGCACTTTTCTTTGTGGGCCTATGCTTATTATTTTTTGTGTTAGCGATAATGTTGTTAAGCCAGCAATTACCCGCTCACTTTAATCTAACGGATTTATTCCGTCAGTCCGCAGATCTTGAGGTATTGTTATTGCAAAACTATAGCCTACCTCGTATTGTTATGGCGTTATTAGCGGGCGGGACATTAGGTTTAGCAAGCCTTTTATTACAACAAATTATGGCAAATAATTTGGTATCCGATAGCACCATTGGGATCAGCAGTGGCGCTCAGTTTGCCTTATTTTTAGCCACCATTTTATTTCCTGCCAGTTTACATTATGGGGCAAGCCTAATCGCTTTAGGCGGTGCGGTGGTGAGTTTGTTATTAGTATTTTGTTTAGCTTGGCGTAAAACCATGTCGCCCTTATTGCTAATCTTGGCAGGCTTAGTGGTAAATTTATATTTTGGTGCGTTTTCATCACTGATGATGTTATTTTATCCCGAAGAATCGCGAGGCTTAGCATTATGGGGAGCAGGTTCATTGGTGCAAGAGTCTTGGCACGATAGTCAATGGCTTATTTGGCAAATTTGCCCAATGTTATTGATTATTGCCCTATTAATACGCCCACTCACTATTTTAAGTTTAAATGAAAGCAATGCCGTCAGCTTAGGTGTCCCTGTGGCTCGCTTGCGTTTTATTGGGATTGCAGTAGCAAGTTATTTGATCGCTTGTGTGGTCAGTGCGGTTGGTATGTTAGGTTTTATTGGTTTAGTCGCCACCACATTGGTGCGTCAATTAGGGGTGCGTAGCCTAAAATATCAGCTTATTTTGGCATTTTATTGTGGCGGATTATTACTGGCAATAACAGATTTATTGTTGCAATTATTGGCATTATGGCGAGGTATTCATTTACCCACAGGGGCAGTAACCGCGTTATTAGGTACACCTTTATTATTATGGTTAATGTTCCGCACCTTACCGAAAGCCACAGGATTGAATGAAACTGCCACCACAAAACAAATTAAATTTAGACCGCACTTTATAGGCATTGCCTTGTTGCTTTTGTTTGCAGTTATTTTTGTGGCGTTAAATTTTGGGCGTAGCGGACAGGGTTGGCATTGGCTAAATCAAGATAACTTACAAGATATTGTTATAGCATTACGCTATCCCCGTTTATTAATGGCATTAGCCGTAGGGATTTTATTAGCCACCGCAGGGGTCTTACTACAACGGCTTACCCTAAATCCTATGGCAAGCCCTGAATTACTGGGCATATCCTCAGGCACCAGTATGGGCATTTTGCTGTTGTTATTTTTCTTTTCTAGCCAAAGCCCCGTATTCTTTTGGTTAGCAGGGATTATCGGGGCATTACTGGCGTTATCCTTATTATTACTGATTAATCAAGCCAATGGTATGTTGCCAGAAAAAGTGCTACTCACAGGGATTTCCTTGTCAGCATTATTTGATACCTTACAACGATTAGCCATTGCCAGTGGCGATCCGAGAGCCATTTTATTACTTAACTGGACTTCAGGCTCAATTCAACCGGTAGAAAGCCACTTCGCTTGGGGCTTTTTATTGATTAGCTTGGCGTTATTTAGCATAAGTTTGTTATTTAGCCGTTGGTTAGAAATTTTAGGCTTACAAGCCCCTATGGCACAAGCCTTGGGCTTGAATTTACGCCAAGTGCGGTGGATTTTAATTTTATTTTCCGCTTTGCTTACAGCTATTGCCACCTTGATTATCGGCCCTCTGAGCTTTATTGGTTTATTAGTACCCCATTTAGCCCGTTTAGTGGTGGCGCGGGTTTATCAACAGCTTATTGTGGCTGCTTTATTGGGTGGCATTATTATGATTATGGCAGATTGGCTAGGACGTCAGCTACTTTTCCCTTATGAAATTCCTGCGGGATTGGTCGCCACCTTACTTGGCGGTAGCTATTTTTTAGTGATGATGCGTAAAGTGTAATATATAGCCGTTACATAGTGGTTTTAATTTAAAATAAGACAAGCTGAAACGGTTATATTTTATAGTCGTTTCAATTAAAAATGAGACAAGGCGGAACGCCGAAGACAGTACAAGTAGTACGGCGAGGCGTACCAACGCTGTATCATTTTAAAGTGGGACGACTATAAAATACGATAAAGCGAAAAAGTGTATTTTTTGCTTTGTGTAACCGCCCCTTGTGGGCTTAACCTAACTAGGAACTTAACAATGAAAAAATCCTTTGTTTATACTGGCTTAGCCAGTGCCATAGCTATGGCAATCAACCCAGCATTCGCAGAAGAAAATGCCTCACAAGCAGAATTGTTAGAGGCTATTGAAGTGGTAGGTACATTAAATAAACTTGATGTACAACCCTTTAATCAAGCAAAATCTGCCACAGTGATTAGCCAGCAAACCTTACAAGAGGAAGGCGTGGTAAAAGCTGATGAATTAGGACGTTATCAAGCAGGTTTTGTCAATCAAACCTATGGTTCAGATACCAATACAAACTGGTTTAATATTCGTGGTGTGGAAGCAAATCAATCCCTTGACGGTGCACCAATGTTAAAACAAGGTTTCTTCTCGCCACAAATTGATTTATTTGGGGTGGAAGCTGTAGAAGTGGTTAAAGGGGCAGACTCTATGACCTTTGGGGCAGCCCAAGCTGGCGGTTTAATTAACTATATTAGTAAACGCCCACATAAAGATCTTGTGGGGGGGGGTACGATCGTTAGTTATGTAGGTAACAAAAACCAACGTGGCATCGGATTGGACTATACGGGCGGATTAAATGCGGATAATAGCCTACGTTACCGTTTAGTGGGATCTTATGCACGTGCCGACGGCGAATGGAATGGCACTTGGTCAGAAAGCTATTATTTTGCTCCCTCTCTTAGCTGGGATATTTCCGATCGCACTCATTTAACCTTGCTTGCTAGCTATTTAAAAAATGTGGGTACACCAAGCTCAAATTTCTTACCACAAAGTGGCACTTTAGTACCAACTGCCTATGGCAAAATTTCTCGTCATGCCAACCTTGGCGATCCGACCCAAGATTATGATCGTAATCATGCCAAAAGTATTGGTTATGAATTTAGCCATGATTTTGGTGCAGGTTTAACCTTTAGCCAAAATTATCGCTATCAATATATTTCTAATCAACATCAAGGGGCTTATGCTTATCCCTCTCAATATGATGCAAACTGGAATCCCATTCCCTTTACCAGTAATTATGATTTAGCCCGAGGTGTTGTGTATAACAATGGGCGAGCAAAAAGCCATAGTATTGATAATCGTATTACTTGGCGATATAACAATGATTGGTTAGAAAATACCTTATTAGCAGGTTTTGATTACCGTCATCAGGATTTTAATTCTCTTTATACTTTATTTGGCTCAACAAGTAGCGTAAATGTATATAGTCCTTCGCTTTCTTATGGACAACCTTATAGTATTAATGCCCCTCGTGTACATATTAAATCCATTCAACAAGGTTATTATTTACAAAATAATGCACATTTATTTGATAGCCTTGGAGTAACCTTAGGTGTCCGCCACGATAGAGCAAGAAATAGTCAGTTAGGTACAGATCAAACTGTGAAGAAAAATCATACTTCTTATTCAGGTTCTATTATGTACTTTAATGATCTAGGCTTAAACCCTTATTATGCTTACAGTGAATCTTTTTATTTGCCGAATGGTTTAAGTGGTGATCAAACCTTATATAAACCTTACATCACTCGCCAACATGAAATTGGGGTAAAATATATGCCAAGTTGGTTAGAGGGGACTATTTCTTTAGCAGCTTTCCAAGCTCGTGATAA
Above is a window of Volucribacter amazonae DNA encoding:
- a CDS encoding TonB-dependent siderophore receptor; the protein is MKKSFVYTGLASAIAMAINPAFAEENASQAELLEAIEVVGTLNKLDVQPFNQAKSATVISQQTLQEEGVVKADELGRYQAGFVNQTYGSDTNTNWFNIRGVEANQSLDGAPMLKQGFFSPQIDLFGVEAVEVVKGADSMTFGAAQAGGLINYISKRPHKDLVGGGTIVSYVGNKNQRGIGLDYTGGLNADNSLRYRLVGSYARADGEWNGTWSESYYFAPSLSWDISDRTHLTLLASYLKNVGTPSSNFLPQSGTLVPTAYGKISRHANLGDPTQDYDRNHAKSIGYEFSHDFGAGLTFSQNYRYQYISNQHQGAYAYPSQYDANWNPIPFTSNYDLARGVVYNNGRAKSHSIDNRITWRYNNDWLENTLLAGFDYRHQDFNSLYTLFGSTSSVNVYSPSLSYGQPYSINAPRVHIKSIQQGYYLQNNAHLFDSLGVTLGVRHDRARNSQLGTDQTVKKNHTSYSGSIMYFNDLGLNPYYAYSESFYLPNGLSGDQTLYKPYITRQHEIGVKYMPSWLEGTISLAAFQARDKGALIMSASGGNTVSSADPIERKGIELEINANITDKLSALLAYTYLYSIDETTRAKQPLIPKHTLASRLAYQFTPDFNAGIGLRYIGNSVTATGSLYSGAKVPSATLVDLFASYNISPQWQARVNIDNLGNRKYLAGCDYYCYYGEGISGVASLSYKF